The genomic interval TCTGCCTGCAGGCGGCTATTGCCCTGGTTAATATCTACATTGCCCGTAAACGTGGCATTGTCAGGGTAAGTCCCTTTCGAACTGTCGGCAGTAATGGTTACCGGCAAGCTATTTGTATCGCCACTCACCAGTGGGCGATTATAACTTGGGACGCCAAGCATACACTGCGAGGCGAGATCGGCCGCCAGCCCCTGTTGACTGTACAGGGCGGTGCCAATCATTGTGGCCAGGAGGGTGGGGATACGTTTTTTCATACGTTGTATTTTATTGTTCCGTCATCAGTGGCTACGGCTTACAAACGCTCAGAGACTATCTTACTCATCTGCGCAGTACCAGCGTTAATCCTGCCCGTTTGCGTGCCAGAGTGTTAGGCTCGCTATCGAATGACGAGTATGATAAAGCAAATTATAGGCGATGTCCTTCAATTGACCGTGACTTGAACACAGTGATGATGACGTTGCGTCGGCAAGGAATATGACTATCCGGGGAGTATATGCAGTATTGGGGTAAAATAATCGGCGTTGCGTTCGCCATCATCATGGGTGCCGGGTTCTGGGGGATTGTGCTTGGGCTTATTATCGGCCATATGTTTGATAAGGCGCGCAGCCGCAAAATGGCCTGGTTTGCCAATCAGCGCGAGCGTCAGTCACTCTTTTTCTCCACCACCTTTGAGGTCATGGGGCACTTAACCAAATCCAAAGGGCGTGTCACAGAAGCCGATATTCAGATTGCCAGCGTCTTTATGGATCGCATGAACCTGCATGGCGACTCCCGTCTGGAAGCGCAAAATGCGTTTCGCATCGGTAAATCGGATAATTATCCGCTTCGCGAAAAAATGCGTCAGTTCCGCAGCATCTGCTTCGGACGCTTTGATTTAATTCGGATGTTTCTGGAAATTCAAATTCAGGCTGCCTTCGCCGATGGTTCACTTCACCCTAATGAACGTGACGTGCTGTACGTCATTGCGGAAGAGCTGGGTATCTCCCGTATGCAGTTCGACCAGTTCCTGCGCATGATGCAGGGCGGGGCGCAGTTTGGCGGCGGTTATCACCAGCAGTCGTCCGGCGGTGCCTGGCAGCAGGCGCAGCGTGGTCCGACGCTGGAAGACGCCTGCAACGTGCTTGGCGTTAAGCCCTCTGACGATCAGACCACGATTAAACGTGCCTATCGTAAGCTCATGAGTGAGCATCATCCGGACAAACTGGTCGCGAAAGGCTTACCGCCAGAAATGATGGAGATGGCGAAGCAAAAAGCGCAGGAAATCCAGAAGGCGTACGAGCTCATTAAAGAGAAGAAAGGTTTCAAATAAAAAAAAGCCCGACGATGTCGGGCTTTTTTTAGAAGTCCACCGGGGCTTTAAACGTCATCGCGTTACCGAAGGCCGGATGGGTGATGGTGAGCGTCTGCGCGTGCAGCTGCAGACGTGGCGCTAAGGCCAGCGCTTCAGGCGGCGCGTAAAAGCGATCGCCCAGAATCGGATGACCCAGGGCGAGCATATGCACGCGCAGCTGGTGTGAACGTCCGGTAATCGGCTTAAGCAGGACGCGCGCGGTATTATCCGGCGCGTACTCCAGCACTTCATACTCGGTCTGCGCGGCCTTGCCGGTTTCATAACACACCTTCTGCTTAGGCCGGTTCGGCCAGTCGCAGATCAGCGGTAAATCCACCAGCCCTTCCGCCTGCGCGGGGTGGCCCCAGACGCGGGCGACATACTGCTTTTTCGGCTCGCGCTCGCGGAACTGGCGCTTTAACTCGCGTTCCGCCGCTTTGTTCAGCGCAACCACAATCACGCCGCTGGTGGCCATATCCAGGCGATGGACGGACTCCGCCTGCGGATAATCGCGCAGAATGCGCGTCATCACGCTGTCTTTGTGCTCGTCCAGACGCCCCGGCACGGACAACAGGCCGCTGGGCTTGTTGACCACCATAATGTGTTCATCCTGATACAGAATGACCAGCCAGGGATCCTGCGGCGGATTGTAAGGCTCCATCACCATCTTGCGCTCCGTTTACTGATGCGTCACAACGATAAGACGCAGGGCGTCCAGACGCCAGCCAGCCTGATTCAGGCTTTCCAGCACCTGCTGACGGTTGCTTTCAATCGCCGCCAGCTCGTCGTCACGGATGTTCGGGTTGATTGCTTTTAACGCTTCCAGACGTGACAGCTCCGCAGACAGTTTCTCATCGGCTTCGCTGCGCGCGGCGTCGATCAGCGCTCTGGCCGCTTTTTCAATCTGGGTTTCGCCCAGTTGCAGAATGGCGTGCACATCCTGCTGTACCGCGTTCACCAGCTTGCTGCCCGTATGGCGGTTTACCGCGCTCAGCTGTCGGTTGAAACTCTCGAATTCAACCTGTCCCGCCAGGTTAGTGCCGTTTTTGTCCAGCAGCAGGCGGACGGGTGTTGGCGGCAGGAAGCGGTTAAGCTGCAGCTGTTTCGGCGCCTGCGCTTCCACAACGTAAATCAGCTCCACCAGAAGCGTGCCTACTGGCAGTGCCTTGTTTTTCAGCAGGGAGATCGTGCTGCTGCCGGTATCGCCGGAGAGGATCAGGTCCAGCCCATTGCGGATCAGCGGGTGTTCCCAGGTGATGAACTGAGCATCTTCGCGGGACAGCGCCACATCACGCTCGAAGGTGATGGTACAGCCATCTTCCGGCAGGCCCGGGAAATCCGGAACCAGCATGTGATCGGACGGAGTCAGGACAATCAGGTTCTCGCCGCGGTCGTCCTGGTTGATGCCGACGATGTCGAACAGGTTCATGGAGAAGCTGATCAGACTGGTGTCATCATCTTGTTCTTCAATGCTCTCGGCCAGCGCCTGCGCTTTTTCACCGCCGTTGGAGTGGATCTCCAGCAGTCGGTCGCGGCCTTGTTCCAGCTGCGCTTTCAGCGCATCGTGCTTCTCACGGCAGGACTTGATCAGCTCATCAAACCCTTCCGCATTTTCCGGCGCGGCCAGGTAGCCGATCAGATCGCCATGCACCCGATCGTAAATGGTGCGGCCCGTCGGGCAGGTATGCTCAAACGCGTCCAGACCTTCGTGGAACCAGCGCACCAGCACGGACTGGGCGGTTTTTTCCAGATACGGCACGTGGATCTGAATATCATGCGCCTGACCGATACGATCCAGACGGCCGATACGCTGCTCCAGCAGATCCGGGTTAAACGGCAAATCGAACATCACCAGGTTGCTGGCGAACTGGAAGTTACGGCCTTCAGAGCCGATTTCCGAGCACAGCAGAACCTGTGCGCCGCTGTCCTCTTCCCCGAACCACGCCGCGGCGCGGTCGCGTTCGACGATGGACATGCCTTCGTGGAACACGGCTGCACGAATACCTTCGCGCTCGCGCAGGACCTGCTCCAGCTGCAGCGCGGTGGCCGCCTTGGCGCAGATCACCAGCACTTTCTGGGAGCGGTGCGCGGTCAGGTAGCCCATCAGCCACTCCACGCGCGGATCGAAGTTCCACCAGGTACCGGTATCGCCTTCAAATTCCTGGTAGATTTGTTCCGGATAGAGCATGTCGCGGGCGCGCTCTTCCTGGGTTTTACGCGCACCCATAATGCCGGAGACCTTGATCGCCGTCTGGTACTGCGTCGGCAGCGGCAGCTTGATGGTGTGCAGCTCGCGTTTCGGGAAACCTTTTACGCCGTTACGGGTGTTGCGGAACAGCACGCGGCTGGTGCCGTGGCGATCCATCAGCATATCGATCAGCTCTTTACGCGCGGATTCCGCGTTGTCGCTGTCGCTGTTCGCAGCCTGCAAAAGCGGCTCGATGTCCTGCTCGCCAATCAGATCGCTCAGAGTGTTGAGTTCTTCATTTGAAAGACGCTTGCCCGCCAGCAGCATAGCGACGGCATCCGCGACCGGACGGTAGTTATTCTGTTCTTCCACGAACTGCTCAAAGTCGTGGAAACGGTTTGGATCGAGCAGGCGCAAGCGGGCGAAGTGGCTTTCCAGACCAAGCTGCTCAGGCGTAGCGGTCAGCAGCAGAACGCCAGGCACGCGCTCGGCAAGCTGCTCGATAGCCATGTATTCGCGGCTCGGCGCGTCTTCGCTCCAGACCAGGTGATGCGCTTCGTCAACGACCATAATGTCCCACTCGGCATCGCACAGGTGCTCAAGACGCTGCTTGCTGCGGCGCACGAAGTCCAGGGAACAAATCACCAGCTGTTCGGTTTCAAACGGGTTATCGGCATCGTGCTGCGCTTCGGCATAGCGTTCATCGTCGAACAGGGAGAAACGCAGGTTAAAGCGGCGCAGCATCTCTACCAGCCACTGGTGCTGCAGGGTTTCTGGCACCACGATCAGCACACGTTCGGCAGCCCCGGAAAGCAGCTGTTGATGCAGGATCATGCCCGCTTCGATGGTTTTACCCAGGCCCACTTCATCTGCCAGCAGCACGCGTGGCGCATGGCGACGGCCCACGTCATGGGCGATGTTCAGCTGGTGGGGGATGAGGCTGGTGCGCTGGCCGCGCAGGCCGCTCCACGGCATACGGTACTGTTCACTTTGGAACTTACGCGCGCGATAGCGCAGGGAGAAGCGATCCATACGGTCTATTTGCCCGGCAAACAGGCGGTCCTGCGGCTTGCTGAACACCAGTTTGCTGTCGAGCAGCACTTCACGCAGGATGACATTGGCCTCTTCGGTGTCCAGGCGAGTCCCGATGTAGGCGAGCAGTCCATTCTCTTCTTTTACGTCTTCAATCTTGAGCTGCCAGCCGTCGTGGCTGGTCACGGTGTCACCCGGATTAAACATCACGCGGGTTACAGGGGAGTCATTGCGAGCGTACAGGCGGTTTTCACCGGTGGCAGGGAAGAGGAGGGTAACCATGCGCGCATCAACGGCAACGACGGTTCCTAATCCAAGTTCGCTTTCTGTATCGCTGATCCAGCGTTGACCAAGTGTAAAAGGCATAGTTGTTCGGCTCTAATCTTTAATTGCAGGCAATAGTTCGACCCCCGTCAAAAAAGACGGTCATCGAAAAATGGGTCCGGGAATGGAAAGGGCGCTATGGTACTGGATGGCAGCCATTTCGTCACGCGTCAAAATAGGCCAAGTTGCCCTGTAACTAGTGTAGCAAAGTCGTCGTCGATGAAGGGCAAAATTCCGTCGGCAACCGGCTGAAGCTGACGCGTCAGATAGTGTTCGTAATCCAGAGGCGAGTGCTGATAATCCACCGGTTCCGGACCGTTTATCGTCCAGACGTATTTGATGGTTCCCCGGTTTTGATACTGCGGCGCGCGGCCACGGCGGACGTTTTCTTCGTCAGCGAGGCGCGCGGCGCGGACGTGCGGAGGAACGTTGCGCTGGTACTCCGCGAGCGGGCGGCGCAGGCGTTTGCGATACACCAGCTGCGCGTCAAGTTCACCCGCCATCAGGCTGGCTATCGTCTCACGCACGTAGTCCTGATACGGCTCATTGCGAAACACCCGCAGATAGAGCGTCTGCTGGAACTGCTGGGCCAGAGGCGTCCAGTCCGTACGCACTGTCTCGAGCCCTTTAAAAACCATCCGCTGCGCGTCACCTTCCTGAATCAGCCCGGCGTAGCGCTTCTTGCTGCCCTGATCGGTACCGCGGATGGTGGGCATTAAAAAGCGGGCGAAATGGGTTTCAAATTCCAGCTCCAGCGCGCTGGTTAACCGCTCTTTCTGCAAATGTTTCTGCCACCAGTCGTTCACGAAGGCGACCAGCGCTTTGCCGATTTGCGCGGCCTCGTCTTCTGAATGCGCGCCCTTAAGCCACACAAAGGTGGAGTCCGTGTCGCCGTAGATGACGTCATAGCCCCGGGACTCAATCAGCGCTTTGGTCTGGCGCATAATCTCGTGTCCGCGCATGGTGATCGAGGAAGCCAGACGCGGGTCAAAGAAGCGGCAGGCGCTGGTGCCCAGCACGCCGTAAAAGGCGTTCATGATGATTTTCAGCGCCTGAGAAAGAGGCTTGTTGCCGTGGCGCTTGGCCTCATCGCGGCCGTACCAGATGTTTCCCACAATCTCAGGCAGGCAGTGTTTTTCCCGCGAGAAGCGGGCGCCGAGAAAGCCTTCGGTGCTGTGCTCATCATCCGGCTGGGCCATGCCCTCAACCAGCCCGACGGGATCGATCAGGAAGGTGCGGATAATCGACGGGTACAGGCTTTTGTAGTCCAGCACCAGAACGGAGTCATACAATCCTGGCCGGGAATCCATGACGTAGCCGCCGGGGCTGGCCTGCGGCGGCACGTCCCCGAGGTTAGGGGCGACGTATCCTGCCCGGTGCATCCGCGGAAAATAGAGGTGGCTAAAGGCAGCAACCGAACCACCGTGCCTGTCGACCGCAAGGCCGTTCACCGTCGCGCGCTCCAGCAGGAAAGGCATAATCTCGGTTTTGTGGAATATCTGCGTGACCAGCTCGCAGTCTTTCAGGTTATAGGTGGCGAGCGCGGGTTTATCTTCGTTAAAGCGCCGGTCTATCTCGTCCATTCTGTCCCAGGGGTTGTCGATGGATTTGCCTTCGCCAAGCAGCTCCTGCGCGACCGCTTCCAGGGAGAAAGAGGAAAAATTCCAGAAAGCCGATTTCAGCGCTTCGATGCCGTCAATTATCAGGCGACCGTTAGCCTGCGCGAAGAAAACGCCGTTCTTAAATCCGTGTTCGCGCCATTCCAGCTCGCTGTTTCCGCGCCCCAGCATCAGCGGGATGCGGTAACGCTCGGCGTGCTTTTGCAGGACGCGCAGATCAAACTGCACCACGTTCCAGCCGATCAGAACGTCGGGATCGTAGTCGGCAAACCACTGGTTAAGCTTCTCCAGCAGCTGCGGGCGGCTGTTGACGTACTCCAGACGGAAATCCAGCGCGGACGTATCACCGTTTGGCGGCCCGAGCATATAGACAACCCGATCGCCGCAGCCTTCCAGGCCAATGCAGTACAGCTCGCCGTGACGGGTGGTTTCGATATCCAGGGAGACCCACTTCAGCGGCGGGCGGTAGTGCGGATTGGGCTTCAGGCGCGCGTTGATGAAACTGCCATTTTGTGGGGAACCATCGACCCAGACGGGGGCGGTAATAAACCGCTCCATCAGAAAGCGTTCCGGTGGGCGGATGTCGGCTTCGTAGAGCGTCACGCCCGCCTCGCGGAGCAGTTTTTCATAGCGCATCAGCTGTCGATGGGCGCGACAGTAGAGGCCGTAAACCGGCTGGCGGTGGAAATCTTTCAGTTCAAGCGGGGTGATGCGCCAGCCGTTTTCGCCGTGCAGCAGCTGCTTCACCTTCTCGACGTGGGCTTCCGGAATAAAGGCCACGGATTCCTGCGGGGGCAGCGTAACGTGCAGCGGGCCGTTGTCGGTTGCCAGCCAGAACGCGACCTCGGTGCCCTGAGGGGTATCCCGCCAGTGTCGGGTTAGTAAAAAGCCTTCTTGCGCCTGCGCCACGCCGTTATCCCATAAAACAAAACCAGGCCTGATTATAGCCTGGTTAAGATTTTTATGCTGGGTTTATATACAGCCTACTGCCCGTAATAGGCCTTCGCACCGTGCTTGCGCAGGTAATGTTTATCCAGCAGGGTTTGCTGCATATCCGGCAGCTGCGGCGCCAGCTGACGACAGAAGATCCCCATGTAGGCGACCTCTTCGAGCACGATGGCATTATGCACCGCGTCTTCCGCGTTTTTACCCCAGGCAAACGGGCCGTGGGAGTGCACCAGCACGCCTGGCATTTGCGCCGCGTCGATTCCCTGCTTTTCGAAGGTTTCGACTATCACGTTCCCCGTTTCCCACTCGTACTCACCGCCGATCTCCGCATCGGTCATCAGACGCGTGCAGGGAATGGTGCCGTAAAAGTAGTCCGCGTGGGTGGTGCCGGTCGCCGGGATGGACTGGCCCGCCTGTGCCCAGATGGTCGCATGGCGTGAATGGGTATGCACAATGCCGCCGATGGTCGGGAATGACCGGTACAGCAGGCGATGAGTCGGCGTATCGGAGGACGGTTTTTTCTTACCTTCGACCACTTCGCCGGTCTCGAGGCTGACAACGACCATATCGTCCGCCGTCATCACCGTGTAATCCACGCCGGAAGGCTTAATCACGAACACGCCTTTTTCCCGGTCAACGGCGCTGACGTTGCCCCAGGTCAGGGTCACCAGATTATGTTTCGGCAGCGCCAGGTTGGCTTCGAGCACCTGACGTTTGAGATCGTCTAACATTGTTGTCTCCCTGCCCGGTGAGCGGAGCGTCACCGGGCACTCCGTACTTAGCGTTTTGAACCGTAATAGACTTCGTTCCAGCGCAGCGCGTCTTTGAAGGCGGGCAGGCGGGTATCGTTATCAATCACGGTCAGCTCGATATCGTGCAGCTCGGCGAACTGACGCATGTCGTTCAGATCCAGCGCGTGGCTGAACACCGTGTGGTGCGCGCCGCCGGCCAGGATCCAGGCCTCTGAGGCGGTTGGCAGGTCAGGCTGTGCTTTCCACAGGGCGTTAGCGACCGGCAGTTTCGGCAGAGAGTGCGGCGTTTCAACCGCATCGACGCAGTTCACCAGCAGGCGGAAGCGATCGCCCAGATCGATCAGGCTGGCGTTGATGGCCGGGCCCGTGCGGGTGTTGAAGATCAGGCGAGCCGGATCGGCTTTACCGCCGATGCCGAGATACTGCACGTCGAGGATCGGTTTCTCTTCGACGGCGATAGAAGGGCACACTTCCAGCATATGCGAGCCGAGTACCAGGTCGTTGCCGTTTTCGAAGTGATAGGTGTAGTCCTCCATAAAGGAGGTGCCGCCCTGCAGACCGGTCGACATCACCTTCATGATGCGAAGCAGAGCGGCAGTTTTCCAGTCGCCTTCGCCCGCAAAGCCATAGCCCTGCTGCATCAGACGCTGCACTGCCAGGCCCGGCAGCTGTTTCAGGCCGTGGAGGTCTTCAAAGGTGGTGGTAAAGGCGTGGAAGCCGCCCTGTTCAAGGAAGCGCTTCATGCCCAGCTCGATGCGCGCCGCGTCCAGCACGTTCTGGCGCTTGTCGCCGTTGATTTGTGCCGCAGGCGTCAGGCGGTAGCTGCTTTCGTACTCGTCCACGAGCGCGCTCACGTCGCCATCGCTGATTTCATTCACCACCTGCACCAGGTCGCCCACGGCCCAGGTATTCACGGAGAAGCCGAACTTGATCTGCGCAGCTACTTTGTCGCCGTCGGTGACCGCCACTTCACGCATGTTGTCACCGAAACGCACCACTTTCAGGTGTCGGGTATCCTGCTTAGAGACCGCCTGACGCATCCAGGAGCCGATACGTTTTTGGGCCTGGCCATCCTGCCAGTGGCCGGTGACCACCGCGTGCTGCTGACGCATACGCGCGCCGATGAATCCGAACTCGCGGCCGCCGTGCGCGGTCTGGTTCAGGTTCATAAAGTCCATGTCGATGCTGTCCCACGGTAGGGAGGCGTTAAACTGGGTATGGAACTGCAGCAGCGGTTTGTTGAGGATAGACAGACCGTTGATCCACATTTTGGCGGGTGAGAAGGTATGCAGCCACACCACCAGACCGGCGCATTTATCGTCGTAGTTGGCGTCGCGGCAGATGTGAGTGATTTCGTCCGGCGTTGTGCCCAGCGGTTTCAGCACCAGTTTGCACGGCAGTTTAGCTTCCGCGTTCAGCGCGTTAACCACGTGCTCCGCGTGCTTCGTCACCTGCTGCAGCGCCTCCGGTCCGTACAGATGCTGGCTGCCAATCACAAACCACACTTCATAGTTATTAAAAATGGTCATCATCGTGTCCTTAATGGGTCAGGGTTGCCGTAGTGTCCGCGGTGCTTTTGGCCGGGGCGGCGACAGGGAGATAGTGAAGTTCGGCGCTTTTTGCCCATTGCTGGTAGCGCTGATAAAGCTGTTCAAAGCGTTGCGCCTGCTGGGCACGCGGCTGGAGTGTGTTTTCGACGGCGCTCGCCATATGCTGCTGCGCGGTCGGAATGTCGGCGTGAACGCCTGCGGCCACGGCGGCGAAAATCGCCGCGCCCAGCGCGCAGCACTGATCGGAGGCCACAATCTGCAGCGGACGGTTCAGCACGTCGCAGCAGGCCTGCATGATCACCGGGTTTTTACGGGCGATGCCGCCCAGCGCCATCACGTTGTTCACGTCGATGCCCTGCTCGGTGAAGCACTCCATAATGGCGCGGGCACCGAAGGCCGTTGCGGCAATC from Enterobacter sp. JBIWA008 carries:
- the djlA gene encoding co-chaperone DjlA, whose product is MQYWGKIIGVAFAIIMGAGFWGIVLGLIIGHMFDKARSRKMAWFANQRERQSLFFSTTFEVMGHLTKSKGRVTEADIQIASVFMDRMNLHGDSRLEAQNAFRIGKSDNYPLREKMRQFRSICFGRFDLIRMFLEIQIQAAFADGSLHPNERDVLYVIAEELGISRMQFDQFLRMMQGGAQFGGGYHQQSSGGAWQQAQRGPTLEDACNVLGVKPSDDQTTIKRAYRKLMSEHHPDKLVAKGLPPEMMEMAKQKAQEIQKAYELIKEKKGFK
- the rluA gene encoding bifunctional tRNA pseudouridine(32) synthase/23S rRNA pseudouridine(746) synthase RluA; translated protein: MVMEPYNPPQDPWLVILYQDEHIMVVNKPSGLLSVPGRLDEHKDSVMTRILRDYPQAESVHRLDMATSGVIVVALNKAAERELKRQFREREPKKQYVARVWGHPAQAEGLVDLPLICDWPNRPKQKVCYETGKAAQTEYEVLEYAPDNTARVLLKPITGRSHQLRVHMLALGHPILGDRFYAPPEALALAPRLQLHAQTLTITHPAFGNAMTFKAPVDF
- the rapA gene encoding RNA polymerase-associated protein RapA, producing MPFTLGQRWISDTESELGLGTVVAVDARMVTLLFPATGENRLYARNDSPVTRVMFNPGDTVTSHDGWQLKIEDVKEENGLLAYIGTRLDTEEANVILREVLLDSKLVFSKPQDRLFAGQIDRMDRFSLRYRARKFQSEQYRMPWSGLRGQRTSLIPHQLNIAHDVGRRHAPRVLLADEVGLGKTIEAGMILHQQLLSGAAERVLIVVPETLQHQWLVEMLRRFNLRFSLFDDERYAEAQHDADNPFETEQLVICSLDFVRRSKQRLEHLCDAEWDIMVVDEAHHLVWSEDAPSREYMAIEQLAERVPGVLLLTATPEQLGLESHFARLRLLDPNRFHDFEQFVEEQNNYRPVADAVAMLLAGKRLSNEELNTLSDLIGEQDIEPLLQAANSDSDNAESARKELIDMLMDRHGTSRVLFRNTRNGVKGFPKRELHTIKLPLPTQYQTAIKVSGIMGARKTQEERARDMLYPEQIYQEFEGDTGTWWNFDPRVEWLMGYLTAHRSQKVLVICAKAATALQLEQVLREREGIRAAVFHEGMSIVERDRAAAWFGEEDSGAQVLLCSEIGSEGRNFQFASNLVMFDLPFNPDLLEQRIGRLDRIGQAHDIQIHVPYLEKTAQSVLVRWFHEGLDAFEHTCPTGRTIYDRVHGDLIGYLAAPENAEGFDELIKSCREKHDALKAQLEQGRDRLLEIHSNGGEKAQALAESIEEQDDDTSLISFSMNLFDIVGINQDDRGENLIVLTPSDHMLVPDFPGLPEDGCTITFERDVALSREDAQFITWEHPLIRNGLDLILSGDTGSSTISLLKNKALPVGTLLVELIYVVEAQAPKQLQLNRFLPPTPVRLLLDKNGTNLAGQVEFESFNRQLSAVNRHTGSKLVNAVQQDVHAILQLGETQIEKAARALIDAARSEADEKLSAELSRLEALKAINPNIRDDELAAIESNRQQVLESLNQAGWRLDALRLIVVTHQ
- the polB gene encoding DNA polymerase II, encoding MAQAQEGFLLTRHWRDTPQGTEVAFWLATDNGPLHVTLPPQESVAFIPEAHVEKVKQLLHGENGWRITPLELKDFHRQPVYGLYCRAHRQLMRYEKLLREAGVTLYEADIRPPERFLMERFITAPVWVDGSPQNGSFINARLKPNPHYRPPLKWVSLDIETTRHGELYCIGLEGCGDRVVYMLGPPNGDTSALDFRLEYVNSRPQLLEKLNQWFADYDPDVLIGWNVVQFDLRVLQKHAERYRIPLMLGRGNSELEWREHGFKNGVFFAQANGRLIIDGIEALKSAFWNFSSFSLEAVAQELLGEGKSIDNPWDRMDEIDRRFNEDKPALATYNLKDCELVTQIFHKTEIMPFLLERATVNGLAVDRHGGSVAAFSHLYFPRMHRAGYVAPNLGDVPPQASPGGYVMDSRPGLYDSVLVLDYKSLYPSIIRTFLIDPVGLVEGMAQPDDEHSTEGFLGARFSREKHCLPEIVGNIWYGRDEAKRHGNKPLSQALKIIMNAFYGVLGTSACRFFDPRLASSITMRGHEIMRQTKALIESRGYDVIYGDTDSTFVWLKGAHSEDEAAQIGKALVAFVNDWWQKHLQKERLTSALELEFETHFARFLMPTIRGTDQGSKKRYAGLIQEGDAQRMVFKGLETVRTDWTPLAQQFQQTLYLRVFRNEPYQDYVRETIASLMAGELDAQLVYRKRLRRPLAEYQRNVPPHVRAARLADEENVRRGRAPQYQNRGTIKYVWTINGPEPVDYQHSPLDYEHYLTRQLQPVADGILPFIDDDFATLVTGQLGLF
- the araD gene encoding L-ribulose-5-phosphate 4-epimerase; protein product: MLDDLKRQVLEANLALPKHNLVTLTWGNVSAVDREKGVFVIKPSGVDYTVMTADDMVVVSLETGEVVEGKKKPSSDTPTHRLLYRSFPTIGGIVHTHSRHATIWAQAGQSIPATGTTHADYFYGTIPCTRLMTDAEIGGEYEWETGNVIVETFEKQGIDAAQMPGVLVHSHGPFAWGKNAEDAVHNAIVLEEVAYMGIFCRQLAPQLPDMQQTLLDKHYLRKHGAKAYYGQ
- the araA gene encoding L-arabinose isomerase; protein product: MTIFNNYEVWFVIGSQHLYGPEALQQVTKHAEHVVNALNAEAKLPCKLVLKPLGTTPDEITHICRDANYDDKCAGLVVWLHTFSPAKMWINGLSILNKPLLQFHTQFNASLPWDSIDMDFMNLNQTAHGGREFGFIGARMRQQHAVVTGHWQDGQAQKRIGSWMRQAVSKQDTRHLKVVRFGDNMREVAVTDGDKVAAQIKFGFSVNTWAVGDLVQVVNEISDGDVSALVDEYESSYRLTPAAQINGDKRQNVLDAARIELGMKRFLEQGGFHAFTTTFEDLHGLKQLPGLAVQRLMQQGYGFAGEGDWKTAALLRIMKVMSTGLQGGTSFMEDYTYHFENGNDLVLGSHMLEVCPSIAVEEKPILDVQYLGIGGKADPARLIFNTRTGPAINASLIDLGDRFRLLVNCVDAVETPHSLPKLPVANALWKAQPDLPTASEAWILAGGAHHTVFSHALDLNDMRQFAELHDIELTVIDNDTRLPAFKDALRWNEVYYGSKR